In Aphelocoma coerulescens isolate FSJ_1873_10779 chromosome 13, UR_Acoe_1.0, whole genome shotgun sequence, the following are encoded in one genomic region:
- the LOC138118364 gene encoding protocadherin alpha-2-like: MGERWCAVVRVLVLQAAWALAGGQVRYSVPEEAKAGTVVGRLAQDLGLEAGEAEARRLRLVAQGRRASVEVSGASGALLVSSRLDREELCGKSAPCALRLEVLVERPLRVFHVQLEVTDINDNAPIFPAARKNLSIAESSLPGSRFPLEGASDADIGANAQLSYTLSPSEHFSLDLQKSSEEYRESLFLVLTKPLDRETTPVHRLVLTASDGGRPSLTGTMELVISVLDANDNAPQFNQSVYKVQLPESTDEGTLVTHVNATDPDLGSNGELVFSASNIFPENGLKVFLLNARTGEIRLTGTLDYEDIRSYEIQIEAIDKGTPPLSGHCKVLVEVLDVNDNAPEVWVTSLSVPVPEDASVGTVVALLSVSDRDSGANGRVRCWVWPASPFGLEATFAGSYSLVLREALDRERVSEYEVEVRAEDGGAPALRGRRGLRVAVSDVNDNAPAFAQAVYTVLARENNAAGAELARLWARDPDEAGNGRVSYSVWEGGVGGGWRPASSYVSVDAESGRLWALQPLDYEELQVLQFEVRAVDAGEPPLCGNATVQLFVLDENDNAPALLPPAGSAPETGGVAGEAGEAAAAAGSGSVSGTLWAWAAWGAPAGQVVAKIRAVDADSGYNAWLRYELWEPRGKGPFRVGLYSGEVSTARALEEADGPRQRLLIVVRDHGEPARSATATLSVSLVEAAEAALAAAAGSSSSRSAAGAELGAGAASAATNVWLVVAICAVSSLFLLAVVLYGASRWAPRAAVLSGPGPTTLVCASEVGSWSYSQRHSRSLCVADGAGKSDLMVFSPNFPPPPPGSAAKDTQPEPSALLHTVSGTALLASTLSLSLCSFSLIS; this comes from the coding sequence ATGGGGGAGCGTTGGTGTGCGGTGGTGcgggtgctggtgctgcaggcgGCCTGGGCGCTGGCGGGCGGGCAGGTGCGGTACTCGGTGCCGGAGGAAGCCAAGGCCGGCACGGTGGTGGGCCGTCTGGCGCAGGACCTGGGCCTGGAGGCGGGCGAGGCGGAGGCGCGGCGGCTGCGGCTGGTGGCGCAGGGCCGGCGGGCGAGCGTGGAGGTGAGCGGGGCGAGCGGCGCGCTGCTGGTGAGCTCGCGGCTCGACCGGGAGGAGCTGTGCGGCAAGAGCGCGCCGTGCGCGCTGcggctggaggtgctggtggagcGGCCGCTGCGCGTCTTCCATGTGCAGCTGGAGGTCACCGACATCAACGACAATGCCCCCATCTTCCCCGCCGCCCGCAAAAACCTCAGCATCGCGGAGTCATCTCTGCCGGGGTCTCGTTTTCCGCTGGAGGGCGCGTCGGATGCGGATATCGGAGCGAACGCGCAGCTCTCCTACACACTCAGCCCCAGCGAGCACTTCTCTCTGGATTTACAAAAATCGAGTGAGGAATATCGAGAATCCCTGTTTCTAGTACTCACCAAACCTCTGGACCGCGAGACGACTCCCGTTCACCGGTTGGTGCTGACGGCGAGTGACGGGGGCCGGCCGTCTCTGACGGGCACCATGGAGCTGGTGATCTCGGTGCTGGATGCAAACGACAACGCGCCCCAGTTCAACCAGTCGGTGTATAAAGTGCAGCTGCCGGAGAGCACGGACGAAGGGACGCTGGTGACGCATGTGAACGCCACCGATCCAGATTTGGGAAGCAATGGTGAACTGGTGTTTAGTGCAAGcaatatttttcctgaaaatggattaaaagtttttcttttaaatgcgaGGACGGGCGAGATCCGTCTCACGGGCACCCTGGACTATGAAGACATCCGTTCATATGAGATACAAATCGAAGCGATAGATAAGGGTACGCCCCCGCTGTCGGGTCACTGCAAGGTGCTGGTGGAGGTGCTGGACGTGAACGACAACGCGCCGGAGGTGTGGGTGACGTCGCtgtcggtgccggtgccggagGACGCGTCGGTGGGGACGGTGGTGGCCCTGCTGAGCGTGTCGGACCGGGACTCGGGGGCGAACGGCCGCGTGCGGTGCTGGGTGTGGCCGGCGTCGCCGTTCGGTCTGGAGGCGACGTTCGCGGGCTCGTACTCGCTGGTGCTGCGCGAGGCGCTGGACCGGGAGCGGGTGTCGGAGTACGAGGTGGAGGTGCGTGCGGAGGACGGCGGGGCGCCGGCGCTGCGCGGCAGGCGCGGGCTGCGGGTGGCGGTGTCGGACGTGAACGACAACGCGCCGGCGTTCGCGCAGGCCGTGTACACGGTGCTGGCGCGGGAGAACAacgcggcgggcgcggagctGGCGCGGCTGTGGGCGCGGGACCCGGACGAGGCGGGCAACGGGCGCGTGAGCTACTCGGTGTGGGAGGGCGGCGTGGGCGGCGGGTGGCGTCCGGCGTCGAGCTACGTGTCGGTGGACGCGGAGAGCGGGCGTCTGTGGGCGCTGCAGCCCTTGGACTACgaggagctgcaggtgctgcagtTCGAGGTGCGTGCGGTGGACGCGGGCGAGCCGCCGCTGTGCGGCAACGCCACGGTGCAGCTGTTCGTGCTGGACGAGAACGACAACGcgccggcgctgctgccgcctgcgGGCTCGGCGCCGGAGACGGGCGGCGTGGCGGGCGAGGcgggcgaggcggcggcggcggcgggctcGGGCTCGGTGTCGGGCACGCTGTGGGCGTGGGCGGCGTGGGGGGCGCCGGCGGGGCAGGTGGTGGCGAAGATCCGCGCCGTGGACGCCGACTCGGGCTACAACGCGTGGCTGCGCTACGAGCTGTGGGAGCCGCGGGGCAAGGGCCCGTTCCGCGTGGGGCTCTACAGCGGCGAGGTGAGCACGGCGCGGGCGCTGGAGGAGGCGGACGGCCCTCGCCAGAGGCTGCTGATCGTGGTGCGCGACCACGGCGAGCCGGCGCGCTCGGCCACGGCCACGCTCAGCGTGTCGCTGGTGGAGGCCGCCGAGGCGGCGCTGGCCGCGGCCGCGGGATCGTCGTCGTCGCGGtcggcggcgggcgcggagctGGGCGCCGGTGCGGCGAGCGCGGCGACGAACGTGTGGCTGGTGGTGGCCATCTGCGCCGTGTCGAGCCTGTTCCTGCTGGCGGTGGTGCTGTACGGGGCGTCGCGCTGGGCGCCGCGGGCGGCCGTGCTGTCGGGGCCCGGGCCCACGACGCTCGTGTGCGCCAGCGAAGTGGGCAGCTGGTCGTACTCGCAGCGCCACAGCCGGAGCCTGTGCGTGGCGGACGGCGCGGGCAAGAGCGACCTCATGGTTTTCAGCCCCAACTtccctccgccgccgcccggctccgcggccAAGGACACGCAGCCGGAGCCCTCCGCTCTCCTGCACACGGTCAGTGGCACCGCCTTGCTCGCCTCtactctttctctttccctttgctCCTTCTCCCTCATTTCCTAA
- the LOC138118210 gene encoding protocadherin alpha-2-like: protein MGERCCAVVRVLVLQAAWALAGGQVRYSVPEEAKAGTVVGRLAQDLGLEAGEAEARRLRLVAQGRRASVEVSGASGALLVSSRLDREELCGKSAPCALRLEVLVERPLRVFHVQLEVTDINDNAPIFPAARRNLSIAESSLPGSRFPLEGASDADIGANAQLSYTLSPSEYFGLEVKSKDENKIYVVLVLAKSLDRETIPVHRLVLTASDGGRPSLTGTMELVISVLDANDNAPQFNQSVYKVQLPENTTPGTVFFQLTATDKDAGINREIYYSFSDAISAKIQELFKIDRKSGEIRTAGELDFEDVQSYDLEIEARDKGTPLLSGHCRVELEVLDVNDNAPEVWVTSLSVPVPEDASVGTVVALLSVSDRDSGANGRVRCWVWPASPFGLEATFAGSYSLVLREALDRERVSEYEVEVRAEDGGAPALRGRRGLRVAVSDVNDNAPAFAQAVYTVLARENNAAGAELARLWARDPDEAGNGRVSYSVWEGGVGGGWRPASSYVSVDAESGRLWALQPLDYEELQVLQFEVRAVDAGEPPLCGNATVQLFVLDENDNAPALLPPAGSAPEAGGVAGEAGSAAAAAGSGSVSGTLWAWAAWGAPAGQVVAKIRAVDADSGYNAWLRYELWEPRGKGPFRVGLYSGEVSTARALEEADGPRQRLLIVVRDHGEPARSATATLSVSLVEAAEAALAAAAGSSSSRSAAGAELGAGAASAATNVWLVVAICAVSSLFLLAVVLYGASRWAPRAAVLSGPGPTTLVCASEVGSWSYSQRHSRSLCVADGAGKSDLMVFSPNFPPPPPGPAAKDTQPEPSALLDTVSGTALLASTLSLSLCPFSLIS, encoded by the coding sequence ATGGGGGAGCGCTGTTGTGCGGTGGTGcgggtgctggtgctgcaggcgGCCTGGGCGCTGGCGGGCGGGCAGGTGCGGTACTCGGTGCCGGAGGAAGCCAAGGCCGGCACGGTGGTGGGCCGTCTGGCGCAGGACCTGGGCCTGGAGGCGGGCGAGGCGGAGGCGCGGCGGCTGCGGCTGGTGGCGCAGGGCCGGCGGGCGAGCGTGGAGGTGAGCGGGGCGAGCGGCGCGCTGCTGGTGAGCTCGCGGCTCGACCGGGAGGAGCTGTGCGGCAAGAGCGCGCCGTGCGCGCTGcggctggaggtgctggtggagcGGCCGCTGCGCGTCTTCCATGTGCAGCTGGAGGTCACCGACATCAACGACAATGCCCCCATCTTCCCCGCCGCCCGCAGAAACCTCAGCATCGCGGAGTCATCTCTGCCGGGGTCTCGTTTCCCGCTGGAGGGCGCGTCGGATGCGGATATCGGAGCGAACGCGCAGCTCTCCTATACACTCAGCCCCAGCGAGTACTTCGGCTTGGAAGTGAAATCCAAGGACGAAAACAAAATATACGTAGTTCTCGTTTTAGCGAAATCTTTGGACCGCGAGACGATTCCCGTTCACCGGTTGGTGCTGACGGCGAGTGACGGGGGTCGGCCGTCTCTGACGGGCACCATGGAGCTGGTGATCTCGGTGCTGGATGCAAACGACAACGCACCACAGTTCAACCAGTCAGTGTATAAAGTTCAGCTACCGGAAAATACGACCCCGGGAACTGTGTTTTTCCAGCTAACAGCGACTGACAAAGATGCGGGAATTAATCGAGAAATATATTACTCTTTTAGCGACGCGATTTCTGCCAAAATTCAGGAACTTTTCAAAATTGACAGAAAATCCGGGGAAATACGGACTGCCGGCGAACTGGATTTCGAGGACGTTCAGTCATATGACCTGGAGATTGAAGCGAGAGATAAAGGGACACCTCTACTGTCCGGTCACTGCCGAGTGGAGCTGGAGGTTCTGGACGTGAACGACAACGCGCCCGAGGTGTGGGTGACGTCGCtgtcggtgccggtgccggagGACGCGTCGGTGGGGACGGTGGTGGCCCTGCTGAGCGTGTCGGACCGGGACTCGGGGGCGAACGGCCGCGTGCGGTGCTGGGTGTGGCCGGCGTCGCCGTTCGGTCTGGAGGCGACGTTCGCGGGCTCGTACTCGCTGGTGCTGCGCGAGGCGCTGGACCGGGAGCGGGTGTCGGAGTACGAGGTGGAGGTGCGTGCGGAGGACGGCGGGGCGCCGGCGCTGCGCGGCAGGCGCGGGCTGCGGGTGGCGGTGTCGGACGTGAACGACAACGCGCCGGCGTTCGCGCAGGCCGTGTACACGGTGCTGGCGCGGGAGAACAacgcggcgggcgcggagctGGCGCGGCTGTGGGCGCGGGACCCGGACGAGGCGGGCAACGGGCGCGTGAGCTACTCGGTGTGGGAGGGCGGCGTGGGCGGCGGGTGGCGTCCGGCGTCGAGCTACGTGTCGGTGGACGCGGAGAGCGGGCGTCTGTGGGCGCTGCAGCCCTTGGACTACgaggagctgcaggtgctgcagtTCGAGGTGCGTGCGGTGGACGCGGGCGAGCCGCCGCTGTGCGGCAACGCCACGGTGCAGCTGTTCGTGCTGGACGAGAACGACAACGcgccggcgctgctgccgcctgcgGGCtcggcgccggaggcgggcggcGTGGCGGGCGAGGCGggctcggcggcggcggcggcgggctcGGGCTCGGTGTCGGGCACGCTGTGGGCGTGGGCGGCGTGGGGGGCGCCGGCGGGGCAGGTGGTGGCGAAGATCCGCGCCGTGGACGCCGACTCGGGCTACAACGCGTGGCTGCGCTACGAGCTGTGGGAGCCGCGGGGCAAGGGCCCGTTCCGCGTGGGGCTCTACAGCGGCGAGGTGAGCACGGCGCGGGCGCTGGAGGAGGCGGACGGCCCTCGCCAGAGGCTGCTGATCGTGGTGCGCGACCACGGCGAGCCGGCGCGCTCGGCCACGGCCACGCTCAGCGTGTCGCTGGTGGAGGCCGCCGAGGCGGCGCTGGCCGCGGCCGCGGGATCGTCGTCGTCGCGGtcggcggcgggcgcggagctGGGCGCCGGTGCGGCGAGCGCGGCGACGAACGTGTGGCTGGTGGTGGCCATCTGCGCCGTGTCGAGCCTGTTCCTGCTGGCGGTGGTGCTGTACGGGGCGTCGCGCTGGGCGCCGCGGGCGGCCGTGCTGTCGGGGCCCGGGCCCACGACGCTCGTGTGCGCCAGCGAAGTGGGCAGCTGGTCGTACTCGCAGCGCCACAGCCGGAGCCTGTGCGTGGCGGACGGCGCGGGCAAGAGCGACCTCATGGTTTTCAGCCCCAACTtccctccgccgccgcccggccccgcggccaaGGACACGCAGCCGGAGCCCTCCGCTCTCCTGGACACGGTCAGTGGCACCGCCTTGCTCGCCTCtactctttctctttccctttgccCCTTCTCCCTCATTTCCTAA
- the LOC138118306 gene encoding protocadherin alpha-13-like, which yields MGERWCAVVRVLVLQAAWALAGGQVRYSVPEEAKAGTVVGRLAQDLGLEAGEAEARRLRLVAQGRRASVEVSGASGALLVSSRLDREELCGKSAPCALRLEVLVERPLRVFHVQLEVTDINDNAPIFPAARKNLSIAELSTMPGSRFPLEGASDADIGANAQLSYTLSPSEHFSLDLQKSSEEYRESLFLVLTKPLDRETIPVHRLVLTASDGGRPSLTGTMELVISVLDANDNAPQFNQTVYKVQLPESTDEGTLVTRVNATDPDLGSNGELVFSASNIFPENGLKVFLLNAKTGEIHLTGTLDYEDIRSYEIQIEAIDKGTPPLSGHCKVLVEVLDVNDNAPEVWVTSLSVPVPEDASVGTVVALLSVSDRDSGANGRVRCWVWPASPFGLEATFAGSYSLVLREALDRERVSEYEVEVRAEDGGAPALRGRRGLRVAVSDVNDNAPAFAQAVYTVLARENNAAGAELARLWARDPDEAGNGRVSYSVWEGGVGGGWRPASSYVSVDAESGRLWALQPLDYEELQVLQFEVRAVDAGEPPLCGNATVQLFVLDENDNAPALLPPAGSAPEAGGVAGEAGSAAAAAGSGSVSGTLWAWAAWGAPAGQVVAKIRAVDADSGYNAWLRYELWEPRGKGPFRVGLYSGEVSTARALEEADGPRQRLLIVVRDHGEPARSATATLSVSLVEAAEAALAAAAGSSSSRSAAGAELGAGAASAATNVWLVVAICAVSSLFLLAVVLYGASRWAPRAAVLSGPGPTTLVCASEVGSWSYSQRHSRSLCVADGAGKSDLMVFSPNFPPPPPGPAAKDTQPEPSALLDTVSGLPLLSFARSLTPLPLSAQSLPPSLLLLFGAGLRVHWSIDA from the coding sequence atggGGGAGCGTTGGTGTGCGGTGGTGcgggtgctggtgctgcaggcgGCCTGGGCGCTGGCGGGCGGGCAGGTGCGGTACTCGGTGCCGGAGGAAGCCAAGGCCGGCACGGTGGTGGGCCGTCTGGCGCAGGACCTGGGCCTGGAGGCGGGCGAGGCGGAGGCGCGGCGGCTGCGGCTGGTGGCGCAGGGCCGGCGGGCGAGCGTGGAGGTGAGCGGGGCGAGCGGCGCGCTGCTGGTGAGCTCGCGGCTCGACCGGGAGGAGCTGTGCGGCAAGAGCGCGCCGTGCGCGCTGcggctggaggtgctggtggagcGGCCGCTGCGCGTCTTCCATGTGCAGCTGGAGGTCACCGACATCAACGACAATGCCCCCATCTTCCCCGCCGCCCGCAAAAACCTCAGCATCGCGGAATTATCTACAATGCCGGGGTCTCGTTTCCCACTGGAGGGCGCGTCGGATGCGGATATCGGAGCGAACGCGCAGCTCTCTTATACACTCAGCCCCAGCGAGCACTTCTCTCTGGATTTACAAAAATCGAGTGAGGAATACCGAGAATCCCTGTTTCTAGTACTCACCAAACCTCTGGACCGCGAGACGATTCCCGTTCACCGGTTGGTGCTGACGGCGAGTGACGGGGGCCGGCCGTCTCTGACGGGCACCATGGAGCTGGTGATCTCGGTGCTGGATGCAAACGACAACGCGCCCCAGTTCAACCAGACGGTGTATAAAGTGCAGCTGCCGGAGAGCACGGACGAAGGGACGCTGGTGACGCGTGTGAACGCCACGGATCCAGATTTGGGAAGCAATGGTGAACTGGTGTTTAGTGCAAGcaatatttttcctgaaaatggattaaaagtttttcttttaaatgcgaAGACGGGCGAGATCCATCTCACGGGCACCCTGGACTATGAAGACATCCGTTCATATGAGATACAAATCGAAGCGATAGATAAGGGTACGCCCCCGCTGTCGGGTCACTGCAAGGTGCTGGTGGAGGTGCTGGACGTGAACGACAACGCGCCGGAGGTGTGGGTGACGTCGCtgtcggtgccggtgccggagGACGCGTCGGTGGGGACGGTGGTGGCCCTGCTGAGCGTGTCGGACCGGGACTCGGGGGCGAACGGCCGCGTGCGGTGCTGGGTGTGGCCGGCGTCGCCGTTCGGTCTGGAGGCGACGTTCGCGGGCTCGTACTCGCTGGTGCTGCGCGAGGCGCTGGACCGGGAGCGGGTGTCGGAGTACGAGGTGGAGGTGCGTGCGGAGGACGGCGGGGCGCCGGCGCTGCGCGGCAGGCGCGGGCTGCGGGTGGCGGTGTCGGACGTGAACGACAACGCGCCGGCGTTCGCGCAGGCCGTGTACACGGTGCTGGCGCGGGAGAACAacgcggcgggcgcggagctGGCGCGGCTGTGGGCGCGGGACCCGGACGAGGCGGGCAACGGGCGCGTGAGCTACTCGGTGTGGGAGGGCGGCGTGGGCGGCGGGTGGCGTCCGGCGTCGAGCTACGTGTCGGTGGACGCGGAGAGCGGGCGTCTGTGGGCGCTGCAGCCCTTGGACTACgaggagctgcaggtgctgcagtTCGAGGTGCGTGCGGTGGACGCGGGCGAGCCGCCGCTGTGCGGCAACGCCACGGTGCAGCTGTTCGTGCTGGACGAGAACGACAACGcgccggcgctgctgccgcctgcgGGCtcggcgccggaggcgggcggcGTGGCGGGCGAGGCGggctcggcggcggcggcggcgggctcGGGCTCGGTGTCGGGCACGCTGTGGGCGTGGGCGGCGTGGGGGGCGCCGGCGGGGCAGGTGGTGGCGAAGATCCGCGCCGTGGACGCCGACTCGGGCTACAACGCGTGGCTGCGCTACGAGCTGTGGGAGCCGCGGGGCAAGGGCCCGTTCCGCGTGGGGCTCTACAGCGGCGAGGTGAGCACGGCGCGGGCGCTGGAGGAGGCGGACGGCCCTCGCCAGAGGCTGCTGATCGTGGTGCGCGACCACGGCGAGCCGGCGCGCTCGGCCACGGCCACGCTCAGCGTGTCGCTGGTGGAGGCCGCCGAGGCGGCGCTGGCCGCGGCCGCGGGATCGTCGTCGTCGCGGtcggcggcgggcgcggagctGGGCGCCGGTGCGGCGAGCGCGGCGACGAACGTGTGGCTGGTGGTGGCCATCTGCGCCGTGTCGAGCCTGTTCCTGCTGGCGGTGGTGCTGTACGGGGCGTCGCGCTGGGCGCCGCGGGCGGCCGTGCTGTCGGGGCCCGGGCCCACGACGCTCGTGTGCGCCAGCGAAGTGGGCAGCTGGTCGTACTCGCAGCGCCACAGCCGGAGCCTGTGCGTGGCGGACGGCGCGGGCAAGAGCGACCTCATGGTTTTCAGCCCCAACTtccctccgccgccgcccggccccgcggccaaGGACACGCAGCCGGAGCCCTCCGCTCTCCTGGACACGGTCAGTGGCCTTCCCTTGCTCTCCTTTGCCCGTTCACTGACGCCTCTTCCCCTCTCTGCCCAGTCTCTCCCGCCCTCCTTACTGCTGCTGTTTGGAGCCGGGCTCCGCGTCCACTGGTCGATCGATGCATGA